One part of the Suncus etruscus isolate mSunEtr1 chromosome 2, mSunEtr1.pri.cur, whole genome shotgun sequence genome encodes these proteins:
- the LOC126001760 gene encoding olfactory receptor 11G2-like — MKVSNSSNIITEFILLGFPCTKEGQILLFLLFLIIYILTLMGNGSIVCAVRWDQRLHTPMYILLANFSFLEIWYVTSTVPNMLANFLSDTKVISFSGCFLQFYFFFSLGSTECFFLAIMAFDRYLAICRPLHYPTIMTRRLCTNLVIGCWVLGFLWFLVPIIFISQMSFCGSRIIDHFLCDPGPLLGLTCTKAPIIEMTSSTLSSLLLFIPFLFIMGSYALVLQAVLRVPSAAGRKKAFSTCGSHLAVVSLFYGSVMVMYVSPTSEHDAGMQKTVTLFYSVVTPLINPVIYSLRNKDMKHAMKKLLGKPFSVTVAPDLYPWSPSWTKLKATEQRQAKSQAPMTFADVVVHFTHEEWHQMDPWQRYQQEPILNFYLSSMVEEEPSDKKSMQKQDLLQWLIVKRSNRNSLGTSKQKNSAHLKTEPDKKDSVQIVLTLKIFSIGNRYRNMESGQNLDPISALFRQHMFPQGNKSTNM; from the exons ATGAAAGTCTCCAACAGTTCTAATATCATCACTGAATTCATCCTCCTGGGTTTCCCTTGCACCAAGGAAGGACAAATCCTCCTCTTTCTGCTCTTCTTAATCATCTACATCCTGACCCTGATGGGCAATGGCTCCATCGTCTGTGCTGTACGCTGGGATCAAAGACTCCACACCCCCATGTACATCCTGCTTGCCAACTTCTCCTTCCTGGAGATCTGGTATGTCACCTCCACAGTTCCCAACATGTTGGCCAACTTCCTCTCTGACACCAAGGTCATCTCCTTCTCTGGCTGCTTTCtccaattttactttttcttctccttggGTTCTACAGAATGCTTTTTCTTGGCTATTATGGCATTTGATCGATACCTTGCTATCTGCCGGCCTCTGCATTACCCAACTATTATGACAAGACGTCTGTGTACCAATCTTGTGATTGGCTGCTGGGTGCTTGGTTTCCTCTGGTTCTTGGTTCCTATCATCTTCATCTCCCAAATGTCTTTCTGTGGATCCAGAATTATTGACCACTTCCTCTGTGACCCAGGCCCTCTATTAGGACTCACCTGTACCAAAGCCCCTATAATAGAGATGACTAGCTCTACCTTAAGttctctgcttttatttattccCTTTCTGTTCATCATGGGGTCTTATGCTTTGGTTCTACAAGCTGTATTGAGGGTCCCTTCAGCAGCTGGAAGAAAAAAAGCTTTCTCTACTTGTGGATCTCATCTGGCTGTGGTTTCTCTTTTTTATGGCTCAGTGATGGTCATGTATGTAAGCCCAACCTCTGAACATGATGCTGGAATGCAAAAGACAGTGACATTGTTTTATTCTGTAGTCACTCCACTCATTAACCCAGTGATCTATAGTCTGAGGAACAAAGATATGAAACATGCTATGAAGAAATTACTCGGAAA GCCATTTTCAGTGACAGTGGCTCCAGATCTGTATCCCTGGAGTCCCTCCTGGACAAAGCTCAAAGCTACTGAACAGAGGCAGGCCAAGTCCCAGGCACCCATGACCTTTGCGGATGTAGTGGTGCATTTCACCCATGAGGAGTGGCATCAAATGGACCCTTGGCAAAGAT ATCAACAAGAACCAATCTTAAATTTTTACCTCTCCTCCATGGTGGAAGAGGAGCCATCAGACAAAAAGTCAATGCAGAAACAAGATTTGCTTCAGTGGCTGATAGTGAAAAGATCTAATAGAAACAGTCTTGGGACCTCAAAGCAGAAAAACTCTGCTCATCTGAAGACAGAACCAGATAAAAAAGACAGTGTTCAAATAGTTCTTACGCTGAAAATCTTTTCCATAGGAAATAGATATAGGAACATGGAATCTGGCCAAAACTTAGACCCAATATCAGCTCTTTTCAGGCAGCATATGTTTCCCCAAGGAAACAAAAGCACTAATATGTGA
- the LOC126001388 gene encoding LOW QUALITY PROTEIN: olfactory receptor 11H6-like (The sequence of the model RefSeq protein was modified relative to this genomic sequence to represent the inferred CDS: inserted 1 base in 1 codon), which produces MTLEARNISHTVSEFILLGFPCRWEIQIILFSIFFVTYFLTLLGNMAIVCAVRWDRRLHTPMYILLANFSFLEICYVXSDVPNMLANFLSKTKTISFARCLLQLYFFFSLGTTECLFLSIMAYDRFLAICHPLHYPTIMTTKFCNSLVIFCWVYGFLWFLIPVILVTQLPFCGPNVIDDFLCDLGPLLALASACVPIPGTVLICGTMSSLLIFATFFYITGSYTLVLRAVIKVPSGAGRKKAFSTCSSHLAVVFLFYGSVMMTYVSPGSGQAEGMQKFTTLFYSVLTPFFNPMIYSLRNKEMKDALKKVLGVS; this is translated from the exons ATGACTTTAGAAGCCAGAAACATTTCTCACACCGTGAGTGAGTTCATCCTCTTGGGGTTCCCTTGTCGCTGGGAAATACAGATCATCCTATTCTCCATATTCTTTGTGACTTACTTCCTGACCCTCCTTGGGAACATGGCCATTGTGTGTGCTGTACGCTGGGATCGCCGGCTCCACACTCCCATGTACATTTTATTAGCCAACTTCTCCTTTCTAGAGATCTGCTATG ATTCAGATGTGCCCAACATGCTGGCCAACTTCCTCTCCAAGACCAAAACCATCTCCTTTGCTCGGTGCCTCCTCCAGTTATACTTCTTCTTCTCATTGGGCACAACAGAATGCTTATTTCTCTCCATTATGGCCTATGACCGGTTCTTAGCCATCTGCCACCCATTGCACTATCCCACCATCATGACTACTAAGTTCTGTAACAGCCTAGTCATCTTTTGCTGGGTGTATGGTTTTCTTTGGTTTCTAATCCCAGTGATACTTGTTACTCAGCTACCATTTTGTGGCCCCAATGTGATTGATGACTTTCTGTGTGACCTGGGTCCTCTACTGGCTTTGGCTTCAGCCTGTGTTCCTATTCCAGGAACTGTTCTCATATGTGGCACCATGAGTTCCCTCCTTATCTTTGCCACATTTTTCTACATAACTGGTTCATACACTCTGGTGCTGAGGGCTGTAATAAAAGTGCCCTCAGGTGCAGGGCGGAAGAAGGCTTTTTCCACCTGCTCCTCACATCTAGCTGTGGTGTTTCTATTCTATGGTTCTGTCATGATGACATACGTGAGCCCAGGATCAGGGCAAGCAGAGGGTATGCAGAAGTTCACAACTTTGTTCTACTCTGTTTTGACTCCTTTTTTCAATCCCATGATCTATAGCCTCCGGAATAAGGAAATGAAGGATGCTTTGAAAAAAGTTCTTGGAGTTTCCTAA